From Daphnia pulicaria isolate SC F1-1A chromosome 11, SC_F0-13Bv2, whole genome shotgun sequence, the proteins below share one genomic window:
- the LOC124316057 gene encoding 39S ribosomal protein L51, mitochondrial-like, producing the protein MTSLIGSMISTLGATLKYRSLVGTANQASKVVALFSPEWTTVRFRFHADKVAKGPVPRRFGYEEKIFKGGLLPRTSYQDKRLPIPDYKPKNSWNEKRALFGQNDYIDILGPSNEITQKTLHPTQLLYNVPHWLRGVKGNEYQVLLRKRKFVQKEGYPITHPTKWAELNVRIKKLYKYLNTKTKSPFWKHA; encoded by the exons ATGACATCTCTGATAGGTTCCATGATCTCCACTCTTGGTGCAACCCTGAAATATCGCTCATTAGTTGGAACTGCTAATCAAGCTTCAAAAGTTGTAGCTTTGTTCAGTCCAGAATGGACCACAGTGCGATTTCGCTTCCACGCTGATAAAGTTGCCAAAGGACCAGTTCCCCGTCGTTTTGgttatgaagaaaaaattttcaagggtGGTCTTTTACCCAGAACATCTTACCAGGACAAACGATTACCCATACCAGATTACAAGCCGAAAAACAGCTGGAATGAAAAACGAGCACTTTTTGGCCAGAATGACTACATTGATATCCTTGGCCCATCAAATGAAATCACTCAAAAGACCTTACACCCAACTCAATTGCTCTACAATGTTCCTCACTGGTTAAGAGGAGTAAAAGGAAACGAGTATCAG GTCCTGTTGCGCAAGAGGAAATTTGTGCAAAAGGAAGGTTACCCTATCACCCATCCAACAAAGTGGGCCGAGCTGAATGTCAGAATCAAAAAGCTCTACAAATATTTGAATACCAAAACAAAGTCACCCTTCTGGAAACATGCTTAG
- the LOC124316053 gene encoding serine/threonine-protein kinase 11-interacting protein-like → MQSLFSHRRSTMAPAANSNTTQQSRLQDIIFLLHNKRESLAASRSRLSLTSRQIQDICSALYSSSLHSQNTESSSLHNLLSNVKAIKIVPEPASSSLLLNETINLSPFHQLTHLEVRNVPILHVIHLSQLRSQLHHLVLYACLDSLDEVLQGCGGDKCSDTFLWSELHSLHVTSCQTIDLGTGLQLAPWLKTLNLTFNELTDNSIQSLSTLLTLHSLTLDFNSLQRIPVLAPSARTTLKVLRLRQNQLDSLRGVEQLVSLEELDVAYNCISSGEALSALSSLTHLIKLSLEFNPISYVKDYRQVVLRRVSSGINRKKFRLDEQPLSSIDKDAVGTMAALYSIQPELSGSWSTSRLFQQQQTTVVISSVDDAMEENAQQSLNPDGSEIHKSLSNSERLRPSPSSVKVSNSSCVTPNNALSLSAVKRRKASRMREVEIADPQIVPHPDAFLKPDQNPVVSTAETLTTSSEQPPPSSDSRHLTTKQRVEELRRVFGQENWLTSQAGNEVRLLLGWQETETQLKQTTNNGGMEAKSPVKEETAESLGKDDAIVVLESESGLNMSAEDDNCIVVSQDDSNDEETDDLHIFVVQRQINAECQEERLMTVSAGYLCEKDSLSGQTLSCWKRSSLQSMTVLQQSNTSRPIVRVQLTFYSAFRNSSEPIYDMEQDDFNELEKIFASCSGSSAKVANPEKEDRLLRDDMSCMKCDRKFPLIRAAIRLRSSTVSSPLLKGQLEEYSVCPYCSSDMVFALEQQQQQQKPVAVPNNEMSGSESTSSSSNHSGSDVIVASNEPYSPAISGEEASDTSEEGSVEVVMDKVMRLASMTEYSVSPFNINGANFNTKSTGKSLSSRSHSSKSSSQASHKNGSSAVRSNSSVRSSSSSVPPFTYSYADFSQVDHRLRLYCEMFLLGHQTEEFHGLIKVELVTMNAIPADEELTPFPALLVVTSHKVYFLRITGSPSSEQPEKWLNLETSYPLNQLVNMLIVIGNQGVVLKFGTSWSHLILLRDQRRTKNVTHFLTDILEKSGLTVPPLRTDLMADQWLALDGLVRGDQDTVSTGSADDGETDGVVGSTRTSTRFMPDSNSRVFLFCVNCRVEWGNSKQQQNHQQTASYSNTALMVTSDRMALVRGDPRWLMSHQVQFRTWGVSLLSLQQLVNLVSLESFVSKPEQIRCYFLDEASGMEEKWTVSLATREAVDQLIEAVRYPWEAVFSVELEINELDE, encoded by the exons ATGCAGTCGTTGTTTTCCCACAGACGATCAACCATGGCTCCTGCAGCCAACAGCAACACAACTCAACAGTCTCGTTTACAAgacataatttttcttttgcataACAAACGAGAATCTTTGGCTGCTAGCCGATCTCGACTTAGTTTGACCAGCAGGCAGATTCAAGACATCTGTTCTGCGCTCTATTCTTCCTCTCTTCATTCTCAGAATACTGAATCTTCGTCCCTCCACAATTTGTTATCCAATGTTAAAGCCATCAAAATTGTTCCAGAGCCTGCCAGTAGTTCTTTGCTCTTAAACGAAACAATTAATTTGTCCCCGTTTCACCAATTAACTCATTTGGAAGTTAGAAATGTCCCCATTTTGCATGTCATCCACCTGTCACAACTACGGTCACAACTTCATCATTTGGTCCTCTATGCCTGTCTCGATTCCCTGGATGAAGTATTACAAGGATGTGGAGGTGACAAGTGCTCTGACACTTTTCTCTGGTCAGAGTTGCATTCTCTGCATGTGACAAG CTGTCAGACGATTGACCTTGGAACTGGACTTCAATTAGCCCCATGGCTTAAAACTCTTAATTTGAC tttcaatgAGTTGACTGACAATTCCATACAGTCCCTTTCAACTTTATTGACTCTTCATAGTCTCACATTAGACTTCAACAGCCTTCAAAGAATCCCTGTTTTAGCTCCAAGTGCTAGGACTACATTGAAAGTATTACGACTCAGACAGAACCAGCTGGACAGTCTAAGAG GAGTGGAGCAGTTGGTTTCTTTGGAAGAATTGGACGTCGCCTACAATTGTATTTCTAGCGGGGAAGCATTATCAGCTTTATCCTCCTTGACCCATTTGATCAAACTCAGTTTAGAGTTTAATCCAATCAGTTATGTCAAAGATTATCGACAAGTGGTTTTACGGCGCGTTTCATCGGGGATAAACCggaaaaag tttcgACTTGATGAACAGCCATTAAGTTCCATCGACAAAGATGCTGTGGGAACGATGGCGGCCTTGTATTCAATCCAACCCGAGTTGAGCGGATCGTGGAGCACTTCTCGactctttcagcaacaacaaacgaCGGTGGTGATCTCGTCGGTCGATGACGCGATGGAAGAAAACGCCCAACAATCTCTAAACCCCGACGGCAGCGAAATCCACAAATCGCTGTCGAATTCAGAAAGACTGCGGCCTTCTCCCTCATCTGTCAAAGTATCAAATTCTTCATGCGTTACTCCAAATAACGCCTTGTCATTGTCGGCGGTGAAACGTCGCAAAGCCAGCCGAATGAGAGAAGTTGAAATTGCTGATCCCCAAATCGTTCCGCATCCCGATGCATTCCTGAAACCTGATCAAAACCCTGTGGTGTCGACTGCCGAGACCCTGACGACGTCATCAGAACAACCGCCCCCATCGAGTGACTCGAGACATTTGACGACCAAGCAGCGAGTTGAAGAACTACGCCGAGTTTTTGGTCAAGAAAACTGGCTGACTAGTCAAGCGGGAAATGAAGTTCGGTTGCTTCTTGGCTGGCAAGAAACAGAAACGCAGCTAAAGCAGACGACTAATAATGGAGGCATGGAGGCGAAATCTCCAGTCAAAGAAGAAACCGCCGAGTCTTTGGGAAAAGATGACGCCATTGTTGTACTGGAATCTGAAAGCGGTTTGAACATGTCTGCCGAAGACGACAACTGTATTGTCGTCAGCCAGGACGATTCCAACGACGAAGAAACGGATGATTTACATATCTTTGTTGTCCAGCGTCAAATCAATGCTGAATGCCAAGAGGAGAGATTGATGACCGTCTCGGCTGGTTATCTGTGCGAAAAAGATTCGCTAAGTGGCCAGACACTTTCCTGCTGGAAACGTTCCAGTCTTCAAAGCATGACGGTTCTCCAGCAATCAAATACATCCCGCCCAATCGTTCGGGTTCAACTGACTTTTTATTCAGCTTTTCGCAATAGTAGCGAGCCCATCTACGACATGGAACAAGACGATTTTAAT GAGCTGGAAAAGATTTTCGCTAGCTGCTCAGGGTCATCGGCAAAAGTTGCCAATCCGGAGAAAGAGGATCGATTATTGAGAGACGATATGAGCTGCATGAAATGCGATCGCAAATTCCCTTTGATTCGAGCGGCTATCCGGCTGCGAAGTTCTACAgtttcttctcctcttttgaAAG GTCAACTGGAAGAATATTCTGTCTGCCCCTACTGCTCAAGTGACATGGTATTCGCCTtggaacaacagcagcagcagcaaaaaccAGTTGCAGTTCCTAATAATGAAATGTCTGGGTCTGAATCAACGTCTTCCTCGAGTAATCATTCGGGCAGTGACGTCATCGTGGCATCCAATGAACCTTATTCGCCCGCCATCAGCGGTGAGGAGGCTTCCGACACTTCGGAAGAAGGAAGTGTCGAGGTGGTTATGGATAAAGTCATGCGACTCGCTTCTATGACCGAGTATTCCGTTTCTCCGTTCAATATCAACGGTGCAAACTTCAACACAAAGTCAACTGGTAAATCCCTGTCGTCGCGCTCGCACAGCAGCAAGAGCAGCAGTCAAGCAAGTCACAAAAATGGTTCTTCGGCAGTTCGATCTAATTCGTCTGTCCGCTCGAGCTCATCCTCGGTCCCTCCCTTTACATATTCTTACGCCGACTTTTCTCAG GTGGATCATCGGTTGAGACTTTACTGCGAAATGTTCTTGTTGGGCCACCAAACGGAAGAATTTCATGGCCTCATCAAG gTTGAGTTGGTTACGATGAATGCCATCCCGGCGGATGAGGAACTCACTCCATTTCCTGCCCTTTTGGTTGTAACCAGTCATAAAGTTTACTTCCTTCGGATTACAGGATCACCCAGCAG TGAGCAGCCAGAAAAGTGGCTCAATTTGGAAACAAGTTACCCGCTTAATCAACTAGTTAACATGTTGATCGTCATCGGTAACCAAGGTGTTGTTCTCAAGTTCGGAACGAGTTGGTCTCACCTCATTTTGCTTCGTGATCAAAGACGAACCAAGAACGTGACTCACTTTCTCACTG ATATTCTTGAGAAATCCGGATTGACTGTTCCGCCCTTACGGACGGATCTCATGGCGGATCAATGGCTGGCATTGGATGGACTCGTCAGAGGAGATCAGGACACTGTTTCGACGGGATCTGCGGATGACGGTGAAACGGACGGTGTTGTAGGATCTACGAGGACGAGTACTCGATTCATGCCGGATAGCAATTCTCGCGTCTTCCTCTTTTGTGTAAACTGCCGGGTCGAATGGGGCAATAGTAAGCAGCAACAAAATCACCAGCAAACGGCCAGTTATAGCAACACAGCCTTGATGGTCACAAGTGATCGTATGGCATTAGTACGTGGTGATCCTCGTTGGCTGATGAGCCATCAAGTTCAGTTTCGAACGTGGGGGGTATCACTTCTCAGCCTTCAGCAACTTGTCAATCTCGTCTCTTTG gaaagCTTTGTGAGCAAGCCGGAACAAATCCGATGTTATTTTCTCGATGAAGCATCGGGTATGGAAGAGAAATGGACTGTTTCTTTGGCTACCAGAGAAGCGGTTGATCAACTG ATTGAAGCTGTACGATATCCTTGGGAAGCCGTCTTCTCCGTTGAGCTGGAAATCAACGAGCTCGACGAATAA